atcgaacaataaacaaaaaaccaCCACTGAATATCCAATATGTTCTCCTTTTTCGTGAAGTTTAAACCTTTAGGTTTCTTTTATTGTCGTCAATAAATAACCTTTTCCGCTTCGTGGGTAGTTTAGACTGAGTTGAATAGCTAACCCAACCTAGCGAGCGAGTCGGTGCAACTAATCCAACTAGTAATCTAATCTATTATCACAGTCAAACAAAAACTGTAAAAATAACCAACACCAAATTTGAAACCAATGAATATCCAAACCAATATCGCGTATAACAGTGATCAATTAAATGGAAATCACGATTGTCCAGACTATCAACTGTATAAAGAAACTATTGGCGGCCTATCACTGTCCCCTACAACACGATGTAATTTGCTGTAGTTAATTGATAGCAGGGCTATTCGACCCAGTTATAATTGTCTCCGTACCACTatatccaaaaaaaattgccaaaaaaaaaatttaatcCAAAATGTATGAACTAGTGAATAACCAAAATCCAACCTGAAAGTTATTCTTTAATGTTTTTGTGGTTTGTCGGATATACAAAGTTAGGAGCGTATGGAGTAGGTTGGTGTACTACGATAAGTTTAAACCAGAGTTTAACGGGTTAGTTCGACAAGCGACAACTGAACACACCCCCGTTCAGCCCTGCGGAGGGTTGGGTGTTTACGTTTTGGATTATAGAACTTCAGTCTCTGCTGCAACCGAACACACACTAAACGTACGTTGGGTCGATTGTCGCTTcgatttgatttgatttgtttaaTTATTCACTTGACTACCGAAAAATAAGTCCAATAATACTCGATTTTACTGCTGGACAATAGCCATTAGCTATACTTTTACACTGAGTAACAGATGGCGCTTGCTGTATCTCGGGTAACTGGTAAAGTGAATTGTAGCGACAGCAACGACGACGGCAACCACCACGGAAACGACGACGGAGACTCCCCTTAAAGCACCCTCCTGAGGTTAAATGGCCGGCCATTTTGGGGGGGTCCTCTTACATCTTCTCCTGGAACATCCACAACAGACAAGTACCCTAATCCTCCTGCGGTACCAGTAATACCGTTTCAGGCCTAAACTCCGAATGAGGTTAAGGGCAACgacaaaattttttttgttttgatagTCGCTGCATGGAATCAAATCAGACTCGCCGATCAATGACTATAGAGAGGTGGAGCAGAGAGGTGGAGCAGAGAGGTGGAGCAGAGCAGTCAACCTGATAGCGTGCTACTGGCTCGAAGATCACAATTGGTTCGCGCCGCGTCTACCATAGTGGGGTACATGAAACAACTGGTCTTTTCTCTGGCTTTTTTTATCTCTGGTGAACCCTTTTATTGTACAATTGTACGGGGTAGGGTCTGGGTtgagtctgcctccggcggctggggctctgccccagaccccgtggctcctcgaGCGGAGCTCGAGGAGGGTTTTGGTCGTGCTAGGAACTCTGGGAACTGTCAGTTTCATCAGCACGAACCCGTTTTTTGACTAGCGCAAACTGCCGTTTAATGCGTGCCGTTTCTTTGCATGCCAAACCGCAGATCTCTCTTTCCCCATCCTGACAGTAGCTTGTGCATCCTCCTCACTTGCTACTACTATAACCCCTGAACACTCTCAATCCGCTTGCATCTTGGCTgaactggtttttttttcctgctgctgatgctgagaTTGGCCAACTACTACCCGTCTTTTTGAAGTACATCTGCATTGCAGCCTCAGGAGTCCGATTTTTGTTACTCGTCAGTCGGCCTATCCATTAAGAGGTCCAGGCTCTGATCCACAGCTTCCACCCCTTAGACTGACATGTTTCGGCTGTGGAAACCGAATGTGAAAAGTGAGGGGGTTTGACTGGTCAAAGACAGTCGGTGAACACCCAAAAAACTTCTCAGGTGTCGAGCTCGATCGGCAAAGCCAAGTTACAATTACAGTTTACACATCGTTGATAGACGTCAAGGGCGACCGACCTGTTGGCGGTGTTCATCCACTCCGTTCAGACTACTCTGTTCCAGTGTCTCGattgttgtttttattgTCTATATTGTTTACATTGTTCCCATTGCTCACATTGTTCATGTTTATCAATTGTTAAACAGCGTTTGTTCAATCCAATTTTAGATAGCACGAGGGTTTGTagtgtttttcttttctcttttaCCTCGAGGAATGCTGTGAAAACACTTGTCCGATCGCGTTAAATCACCCGCTGATCTCCGCATTCCGACCTGCATGGAATGCACTCTTATCTTGAATCTGACGATTAATCGGATATGTACCTTCCTCTGGCGGTTAGGACTCCGCTCCTGACATCGAGATCTGTTTAGCTCACTCGCTACATGCGTGCTTGACGAGACATTACAGTTTAGTATAGCCAATGTTAGCAAATGTTGTATTTACTGATATCTACTGGTATCTACTGGTATCTACTTGGATTTCATATCAGTATATATCTGTCTTTTCACgtattttttattttatgttatatttttatattatatttaattAGTTTTGTACGACTGGACTAGCTCGTACTGAAGTAAAGAGGCTGGGAAGTAGGCCGTAAGCAATTATAGTattacaaataaatagtttaTACATTGGACTTCGAGTTGGAGCCCGTGGTCTGCTGTAGTAAGTCGAGCAGTGACTGGGGGTTTGAAGGGAGTCCACTCGTGCTCTGACTCGCGCTACCATTGTTACCTGCTAGAATTCCTTGAAGTAACGAGAATTCCGAAGTCGAAAGTGGTGCACTGGTAGCAGgtggtgttgatgttgaaacAGCTGTTACTGCTGGTGGAGTCGTCGACTGTCGAACTCCAGCTTTGAACGGTTGTACCACAAAAACTCCCAAAATAACATTGCCAGTCGTAGCTTGCAAGTGTCGTAGATATCCCAGTTGTTCCCCTGATAGTGTGAGATAGTCCGGTATCTCGTCATTTGCTCCTACTGTAACAATGTAAGCATCCTTTACGATTTTATGACGGTGCTTAATAACGCCATATTTGTGTCGAGAATGGAAGTAATCAAAGAGTTCGTCTCCAGCATTAGGTTGCCCTGGATTACTAATCTCATCTGATTTCAGTACGAAAGCAACTATGTCCTTTGAATGTCGAACATTGCGTAAGTAGGGAATAGCCTTAGTATCATCCAGTCGTCCATCAATCACTATGGGAGCATCCAAATTAAACACTTGATTCCAGTTGCTAGTAGGGTCAAAATTGCCCCCACCAGCAATGTGAGTTGCCGACCCGGGAAATTGGGCAACTCCTGGCATAGTAACATGACCTGTCCAAATTAGAGGAGGACCAGTTATATCACTATTtatgttattattattactactAGCTAAATGGTCAGCTTGGTCATTTGGCTTTTCCAtttgtttctctttttctttgccCTGTTCCTCAATGTTACTTAGATTGaaatcgtcatcatcaatgtcgtattcttcattttctggAGAACCGGGTGGTGAGTATGAAACCACATCCATATTACCACCTGAATCGTAATCCCTTTCTACTGATTGGCTTCGCTCTGATCGGAAAGTTTCTGCATTTAACAGCATTTCTCGGTTATTGGCATTGCCCTTGTCATCATCTCGTTCGTATGCATCCTCTTTCACTTGTTGCAAATCCAAAGCTTCGTCCCCTCCCACTAGTTCTTCTCCTTTGTGCGTCTTTCGTAGTCTAGGTGCTGTGTCTACTTTTAAAACTGACTCTCTAATGCTCTCTTTACGGACACTTTCAGCCAACTTCTGTAGCTCAGGATTCAACATCTCCTCGTTAGTTAGAGTGACAAGTTGTTCTGCGGTCAGTTGTCCTGTTGCAATTCGTAATCTAAATTCTGGATTTTTGTCGTCTTTGAGGTTGAACGATAAAGTACGGAACTTGTCTCTGTATTTCGGACCCACATCCTTAGGTTTAGATGAACCTGAAGGTTTCATTGCAAGGTGTTCGTAAAGTGATTCCTCGATTTCAACGCTGAATTTTTCCGCAAGTCCGTCAATATTCGAAGAGGAATCAATCACCCCCTTCTTAACAGCCTCTGGCAGAATATTATTCTTAAAGATGCCACATAATGCAGTTGCAACTGACCGGCGTACTTTGTCTTGCAAGTCAgcaatttttttggtgcCAAGATCTACAAATGAACTTGAGTCCTTGTTTTTATCGGTAGTAATTGATGGTCTAGTTGCTTGATCAGTATTACCCGAGGTTGGTGATGGCGTCGCATCCACTGCTGAACTGACTGGCTCGCTGACGGCAGTATTAGTGGCATCCTCACTGGAAGAAGTCTGCTTATTAGGTGATTCATTAAATGACCCATTTTTTGGCTCTAAAACAGATGCCACTTTAGTTGACTCGTCGACTTGAGCGATAATTGGCCCTGTGGTGTCTGTCAGACTGGTCTTCCGCTTCTTTGACTTTTCCTGTTTAATCTCAGTTTCTCTGTCATTATCAGTAGCTCCTAAACTTCCagattttctctttctgatCTCTTTTGATTCAGCTTTGATGGGCTCTTGCTTCTCAGAATTCTCCTCTGACttttcctcctcttcttgcTTAGGCTTGTTCAGTAATTCTTCATAACTTGATGGATCACAAACATGACATTGATATTTCTCTGGTACAACCCGCTCGTCTTCAAATCCAAACATGCAAACTACGTGTTGCCATTTTAAACACTTTTCGCATTCTGCCATGACGCggtcatcatcgtcatcaaccGAAGTGGCTCCACAAATACAGTTGACTTCGccatcattttcatcagtTTCTCTCTCGCtgtctttcttcttgcgtcctcttttctttttcggAATTGCTTCGCTGCTGTCTGAATTATTAACTTtattggcagtagcagtagcagtagcttGGGATTTGCtatccttcttcttttcatcttccaattttttcttctcttctttttcaactcgttttttctctttttcagccttgattttc
The Sugiyamaella lignohabitans strain CBS 10342 chromosome A, complete sequence genome window above contains:
- the BYE1 gene encoding Bye1p (Negative regulator of transcription elongation; contains a TFIIS-like domain that associates with chromatin and a PHD domain that interacts with H3K4me3; multicopy suppressor of temperature-sensitive ess1 mutations, binds RNA polymerase II large subunit; GO_component: GO:0005634 - nucleus [Evidence IEA,IEA,IEA]; GO_component: GO:0005634 - nucleus [Evidence IC] [PMID 14704159]; GO_function: GO:0003682 - chromatin binding [Evidence IDA] [PMID 24003114]; GO_function: GO:0046872 - metal ion binding [Evidence IEA]; GO_function: GO:0035064 - methylated histone binding [Evidence IDA] [PMID 17142463]; GO_function: GO:0008270 - zinc ion binding [Evidence IEA]; GO_process: GO:0000122 - negative regulation of transcription from RNA polymerase II promoter [Evidence IGI,IMP] [PMID 14704159]; GO_process: GO:0006355 - regulation of transcription, DNA-templated [Evidence IEA]; GO_process: GO:0006351 - transcription, DNA-templated [Evidence IEA,IEA]), which gives rise to MSEPGKFSSLHGRDVELVPVERRAPIYHRNAAKKAISNIAKADETGGGGGPRRSSRATKGKNSRLEERDKLEEEAKKIKAEKEKKRVEKEEKKKLEDEKKKDSKSQATATATANKVNNSDSSEAIPKKKRGRKKKDSERETDENDGEVNCICGATSVDDDDDRVMAECEKCLKWQHVVCMFGFEDERVVPEKYQCHVCDPSSYEELLNKPKQEEEEKSEENSEKQEPIKAESKEIRKRKSGSLGATDNDRETEIKQEKSKKRKTSLTDTTGPIIAQVDESTKVASVLEPKNGSFNESPNKQTSSSEDATNTAVSEPVSSAVDATPSPTSGNTDQATRPSITTDKNKDSSSFVDLGTKKIADLQDKVRRSVATALCGIFKNNILPEAVKKGVIDSSSNIDGLAEKFSVEIEESLYEHLAMKPSGSSKPKDVGPKYRDKFRTLSFNLKDDKNPEFRLRIATGQLTAEQLVTLTNEEMLNPELQKLAESVRKESIRESVLKVDTAPRLRKTHKGEELVGGDEALDLQQVKEDAYERDDDKGNANNREMLLNAETFRSERSQSVERDYDSGGNMDVVSYSPPGSPENEEYDIDDDDFNLSNIEEQGKEKEKQMEKPNDQADHLASSNNNNINSDITGPPLIWTGHVTMPGVAQFPGSATHIAGGGNFDPTSNWNQVFNLDAPIVIDGRLDDTKAIPYLRNVRHSKDIVAFVLKSDEISNPGQPNAGDELFDYFHSRHKYGVIKHRHKIVKDAYIVTVGANDEIPDYLTLSGEQLGYLRHLQATTGNVILGVFVVQPFKAGVRQSTTPPAVTAVSTSTPPATSAPLSTSEFSLLQGILAGNNGSASQSTSGLPSNPQSLLDLLQQTTGSNSKSNV